The following is a genomic window from Danaus plexippus chromosome 28, MEX_DaPlex, whole genome shotgun sequence.
accaaataatattctatatttacagCCGTCACTGATCTCTGTGACCTTTTGCTGACAAAATATTACGACTTGTACAATAATAATCAACATAATCAGTTTGGTCCTTTACGTTTTTATTGCACTGTATTGaggaaataagtttattacatttattgataAACTGTTATATACACCAATACTGATAACTGTGTCCATAAACAATAAACTAACTTGCCATTTCTCGCAGCTTGACTTGACTCAAAAATATAcggttattaattttttttatgtcaaaagggacgaacgagcagacggcctacctaaTGCAGGTAGTACGGTCACCCATGGACATTCGCAAAAAAAATTGCGGATACGTTGCCACCCTTATCTAGGGAAGAGGGAATGGAGATGGTGTGGATatggaaagggtgggaaaagggaaagggactatttctaaaataaacagCTCAGCGATCTGTAAGCAACCAAACCAGTGTTATCCTTCCAACAAGCTTGGCAATCATAATCTTATTAGGAAGCCggttatgatttttaatcatttaattgGCTGGAATAAGCCTCAAACTGACTAGATGAAATGAAATAGCCaaggtaaattataaaatatgaataaaaaaaaaaaacagaaaaccTTAGTACAATTAAGGTTCATTTTAAGAGAAAAAAGAAAGatcatatcttttttattaaatattttggctACGTCTATCCCATCAAATCACTGCAATCTATTGAACATTTGATTTGTTTCATGCATATAtgcttaaaaaagttttatatatgaaaaatatttagcataACTTGGTACATCAGAAagacaacaaaattataacaagaacAATACACACgcagtataataaatgttacgtTTTCAGCTACTTAAAAATAGCACATCCGACTAAGATTGACTATCTAAGTCGGTAaggtaaaaagaaaaaataactattaaataataagcaacttttataataattttatagagttataaacaatatatttgctGCGAAAGGAAATGGCGGTCATTATCAATActtttatcattttcatatCACAGATGATACGAAATACAGTAGAAAATGAACTATAAATACCCTACTGAAAAAGGAAAAATCATTAGTACAAGTTGTACAACATTATAACCACAACTGGGCAGTTACAATCGGGGTAACTAGAAGTAGATAGTATTTTTGATCTtgtttttaactttgtttatttttgttaaaccaATTGCATTTGATATTTCAGAAAAGCAACCATGAAGACTTTAGTCGCTTTAGTTGCTGTGCTGGCAGTGGTTGTCGCCCATCCATTGCCTTTAGTGCAAGTTATTGTGAACATCGATGCTAGTAGTGACCCTGGTGATAACAAACCATTGCCCCCTGATGTAGACCCCGTACCTCCAGTTGAACCGGAAGAGCCTGAAGCAGATGGAAGTGAAGAAAATGACGACATTGTGCCAGATGCAAGCGAGGAATCTGCTTCCGAAGAAAGCGAGGAACCTGCTTCCGAAGAAAGCGAGGAACCTGCTTCCGAAGAAAGCGAGGAACCTGCTTCCGAAGAAAGCGAGGAACCTGCTTCCGAAGAAAGCGAGGAAACTGCTTCCGTAGAAAGCGAGGAACCTGCTTCCGAAGAAAGCGAGGAACCTGCTTCCGAAGAAAGCGAGGAGCCTGCTTCCCAAGAAAGCGAGGAGCCTGCTTCCGAAGAAAGCGAGGAACCTGCTTCCGAAGAAAGCGAGGAACCTGCTTCCGAAGAAAGCGAGGAACCTGCTTCCGAAGAAAGCGAGGAACCTGCTTCCGAAGAAAGCGAGGAGCCTGCTTCCCAAGAAAGCGAGGAACCTGCTTCCGTAGAAAGCGAGGAACCTGCTTCCGAAGAAAGCGAGGAGCCTGCTTCCCAAGAAAGCGAGGAACCTGCTTCCGAAGAAAGCGAGGAACCTGCTTCCGAAGAAAGCGAGGAACCTGCTTCCGAAGAAAGCGAGGAACCTGCTTCCGAAGAAAACGAAGAACCTGCTTCCGAAGAAAGCGAGGAACCTGCTTCTGAAGAAAACGAGGAACCTGGTTCCCA
Proteins encoded in this region:
- the LOC133319762 gene encoding variable charge X-linked protein 3B-like, which gives rise to MKTLVALVAVLAVVVAHPLPLVQVIVNIDASSDPGDNKPLPPDVDPVPPVEPEEPEADGSEENDDIVPDASEESASEESEEPASEESEEPASEESEEPASEESEEPASEESEETASVESEEPASEESEEPASEESEEPASQESEEPASEESEEPASEESEEPASEESEEPASEESEEPASEESEEPASQESEEPASVESEEPASEESEEPASQESEEPASEESEEPASEESEEPASEESEEPASEENEEPASEESEEPASEENEEPGSQESEEPASEESEEVESEEVAPEE